In a genomic window of Pedobacter sp. KBS0701:
- a CDS encoding DinB family protein → MKKSDFIANRLREIFLNGYWIANTNYRDQLASINWQQATHQVENLNTIATLTYHINYYLAGILTVFNGGVLEIKDQYSFDLPPIHSEADWNKLASELFDNASVFANAVEKMPEEQFDEVFVNEKYGTYLRNLEAVIEHSYYHLGQIVLIKKLILAAGE, encoded by the coding sequence ATGAAAAAATCTGATTTTATTGCAAATCGCTTAAGAGAGATTTTTTTAAATGGTTATTGGATAGCTAATACCAATTATAGAGATCAGTTAGCAAGCATCAATTGGCAACAGGCCACCCATCAGGTAGAAAATTTAAATACCATCGCGACCCTAACCTATCATATCAATTATTATTTAGCCGGAATTTTAACTGTGTTTAATGGTGGTGTGCTGGAAATTAAAGACCAATATAGTTTCGATCTTCCACCTATACATTCGGAAGCTGATTGGAATAAACTAGCTTCTGAATTATTTGACAATGCTTCAGTTTTTGCTAACGCAGTAGAAAAAATGCCGGAAGAACAATTTGATGAGGTATTTGTAAACGAAAAGTATGGCACTTACCTGCGGAATTTAGAAGCTGTAATTGAACACAGTTATTATCATTTAGGACAGATTGTACTCATCAAAAAACTGATTTTGGCGGCAGGGGAATAA
- a CDS encoding GNAT family N-acetyltransferase — MNFFEEVGKVAIGSRLRMLTDMVTEDAAQIYKLYNIDMQPKWFPVFYALVQEKEKTITELAKDIGHSHPSVSKIISEMLKKGYVKESKDKTDGRRNVVSLSKKGVEISKKIKDQLVDVNAAIEEISAQAQHNLWEAIGEWEFLLEQKNLLRRVMEKKKERDSLKVEIVDYLPKYQVIFRSLNVEWISEYFTMEESDYKALDNPQGYILDKGGFILVALYQGEPLGVCALIKMNDGEYDFELAKMAVSPKAQGKNVGYLLANAIIEKARSLGASKIYLESNTILKPAINLYHKLGFKKVAGKPTPYARCNIQMELVVK, encoded by the coding sequence GTGAATTTTTTTGAAGAAGTAGGCAAAGTAGCTATAGGTAGCAGGTTAAGAATGTTAACTGATATGGTGACTGAAGACGCTGCACAGATTTATAAATTGTATAATATTGATATGCAGCCCAAGTGGTTTCCTGTATTTTATGCTTTGGTTCAGGAGAAAGAAAAAACGATTACTGAACTGGCTAAAGATATTGGCCATTCTCATCCATCTGTGAGCAAAATCATCAGTGAGATGCTGAAAAAAGGTTATGTTAAAGAAAGTAAAGACAAAACCGACGGACGAAGAAATGTAGTGAGCCTTTCTAAAAAAGGAGTGGAGATTTCAAAAAAAATAAAAGATCAGCTGGTTGATGTAAATGCCGCTATTGAAGAAATCTCGGCACAAGCGCAGCATAACCTTTGGGAAGCAATAGGGGAATGGGAGTTTTTATTGGAGCAGAAAAACTTGTTGAGAAGGGTAATGGAAAAGAAAAAGGAAAGAGATAGTTTAAAGGTTGAAATTGTAGATTACCTGCCCAAATACCAGGTAATATTCAGATCGCTGAATGTAGAATGGATTTCAGAGTATTTTACCATGGAAGAATCTGATTATAAAGCTTTGGATAATCCGCAGGGTTATATTTTAGATAAAGGAGGTTTTATATTAGTTGCACTTTACCAGGGTGAGCCTTTAGGCGTTTGCGCATTAATTAAAATGAACGATGGCGAATATGATTTTGAACTGGCCAAAATGGCCGTATCGCCAAAAGCCCAGGGAAAAAATGTAGGCTATTTATTGGCAAATGCTATTATTGAAAAAGCAAGGTCATTAGGTGCATCTAAAATTTATTTAGAAAGCAATACCATTTTAAAACCGGCCATAAATCTTTACCACAAATTGGGTTTTAAAAAAGTGGCAGGTAAGCCTACACCTTATGCGCGATGTAATATTCAGATGGAACTGGTGGTAAAATAG
- the kdsB gene encoding 3-deoxy-manno-octulosonate cytidylyltransferase produces the protein MIDKNLKSPLEDLRIIGIIPARYASTRFPGKPLVDIAGKTMIQRVYEQASKAKSLSKVVIATDDVRIADEVKRFGGELIFTSSDHQSGTDRCAEVIEQLPGFDIVINIQGDEPFIEPAQIELLTSCFTEEKVQLATLIKSIQSQESVYNPNSPKVVIDVNGRAMYFSRSPIPFIRNGEPGVWAEKHQFYKHIGIYGYRTESLKAITKLPPSSLEIAESLEQLRWIENGFYIQTKVTDLETVAIDTPEDLLKLNNLLDALKHE, from the coding sequence ATGATCGATAAAAACTTAAAGTCCCCACTTGAAGATTTAAGGATTATAGGCATTATTCCAGCACGATATGCCTCTACCCGTTTTCCCGGAAAGCCTTTGGTAGATATTGCCGGAAAAACCATGATCCAAAGGGTTTATGAACAAGCATCGAAAGCCAAAAGCTTATCAAAAGTAGTAATTGCCACCGATGATGTACGGATTGCAGATGAAGTGAAAAGGTTTGGTGGAGAACTTATCTTTACTTCATCCGATCACCAAAGCGGAACCGATAGGTGTGCCGAAGTGATTGAGCAATTACCAGGATTTGATATTGTGATCAACATTCAGGGCGATGAACCTTTTATCGAACCTGCACAAATTGAATTATTGACAAGCTGTTTTACTGAAGAAAAAGTACAGTTAGCAACATTAATCAAATCTATTCAAAGTCAGGAAAGTGTATACAATCCCAATAGTCCTAAAGTGGTGATTGATGTAAATGGCCGGGCGATGTATTTTAGCCGGAGTCCAATCCCTTTTATCCGAAACGGAGAACCAGGCGTATGGGCAGAAAAACACCAGTTTTATAAACACATCGGGATTTACGGTTACCGCACCGAATCATTAAAAGCCATTACCAAATTACCACCTTCTTCTTTAGAAATTGCTGAAAGCCTGGAGCAACTGCGCTGGATCGAGAATGGATTTTATATCCAAACAAAAGTTACCGACCTTGAAACAGTTGCTATTGATACTCCGGAAGATTTACTAAAATTAAATAATCTATTGGATGCGCTGAAGCACGAGTAA
- a CDS encoding DUF5808 domain-containing protein has product MQKDFEHENPENWKWDTFYFNKKDSRLIVPKRIKLLGWTFNFAHPVSFIIVALIFTFVFYQFL; this is encoded by the coding sequence ATGCAAAAAGATTTCGAGCATGAAAATCCAGAAAACTGGAAATGGGATACTTTTTATTTCAATAAAAAAGACTCCAGGTTAATTGTTCCAAAGCGCATAAAATTGCTTGGGTGGACATTTAATTTTGCTCATCCTGTATCTTTTATTATTGTTGCATTGATCTTTACATTTGTTTTTTATCAATTTTTATAG
- a CDS encoding deoxynucleoside kinase, translated as MHIAIVGNIGAGKTTLTGLLAKNYGWEALYEAVDNNPYLEDFYSDMKRWSFNLQIYFLNSRFQQITDIEVNKRNVIQDRTIYEDAHIFAENLHDMALMTTRDHDNYRAIFDNITSFIKPPDLLVYLRASVPTLVNNIQRRGREYEAGIRIDYLSKLNEKYEAWIKGYNLGKLLILDKDKLDFTNNPEDLGTVIQSIEAEINGLF; from the coding sequence ATGCACATAGCAATTGTAGGAAATATAGGTGCCGGTAAAACCACTTTAACAGGTTTATTGGCTAAGAATTATGGATGGGAAGCTTTATATGAGGCGGTGGACAACAATCCTTATCTGGAAGATTTTTACAGCGACATGAAACGATGGAGCTTTAATCTTCAGATTTATTTCCTGAACAGCCGTTTTCAGCAAATTACGGATATTGAGGTCAATAAACGCAATGTGATCCAGGATAGAACCATTTACGAGGATGCGCATATTTTTGCAGAGAACCTCCACGATATGGCTTTAATGACTACCCGGGATCATGATAACTACCGTGCTATTTTTGATAATATTACCTCTTTTATCAAACCGCCGGATTTATTGGTTTATTTACGGGCATCGGTACCGACATTGGTTAATAATATCCAGCGCCGTGGCCGTGAATACGAAGCAGGGATCCGTATCGATTACCTTTCTAAACTGAACGAAAAATACGAAGCCTGGATAAAAGGTTATAACCTGGGCAAATTATTAATTTTAGATAAAGACAAGTTGGATTTCACCAATAATCCTGAAGATTTAGGTACGGTGATCCAATCGATTGAGGCAGAGATTAACGGGTTGTTTTAA
- the trpS gene encoding tryptophan--tRNA ligase, which yields MKETVVSGIRSTGKLHLGNYYGAVKNFVQMQNEYNCYFFIADLHSLTTHPTPADLHGNIKHVLVEYLASGIDPENSTIYIQSDVPEIAELYLYLNMNAYMGELERSTSFKDKVRANPDNVNAGLLTYPVLMAADILIHKATKVPVGKDQEQHLEMARTFGNRFNRLYSTEYFPEPYAFSYSDKLVKVPGLDGKGKMGKSEGEANAVYLSDDPETIRKKVMRAVSDGGPTEENQPKPEPIQNLFDLMKVVSSADTHQHFDDLYNKMQIRYGDFKKQLAEDMIIATAPMRERIQDIAKDDSYLRQVAKHGALKARESAQKTIREVRSLIGFKSF from the coding sequence ATGAAAGAAACAGTGGTGAGCGGCATTCGCTCAACAGGAAAATTACATTTGGGTAATTATTATGGTGCAGTTAAAAACTTCGTGCAAATGCAGAACGAATATAACTGCTACTTTTTTATCGCCGATTTACACTCTTTAACTACACATCCTACTCCAGCCGATTTACACGGAAATATCAAACATGTTTTGGTGGAGTATCTGGCAAGTGGAATTGATCCAGAAAACAGCACCATTTATATACAAAGTGATGTTCCCGAAATTGCGGAGCTATATTTATACCTCAACATGAACGCTTATATGGGTGAATTAGAGCGTAGTACTTCTTTTAAAGATAAAGTACGTGCCAACCCTGATAACGTAAATGCGGGTTTATTAACCTATCCGGTATTGATGGCAGCCGATATTTTAATCCATAAGGCGACCAAAGTACCTGTTGGAAAAGATCAGGAACAACATTTAGAAATGGCCCGTACTTTCGGAAACCGTTTCAACAGATTGTATAGTACAGAATATTTTCCAGAACCTTATGCTTTTAGCTACTCTGATAAACTGGTTAAAGTACCAGGCTTAGATGGAAAAGGTAAAATGGGTAAATCAGAAGGTGAGGCCAATGCGGTATACCTATCTGATGATCCTGAAACCATTCGTAAAAAAGTAATGAGAGCGGTTAGTGACGGTGGTCCGACAGAAGAGAACCAACCAAAACCTGAACCGATCCAGAACCTTTTCGACTTAATGAAAGTGGTATCGAGCGCAGATACTCATCAGCATTTTGACGACCTGTATAATAAAATGCAGATCCGTTACGGCGATTTCAAGAAACAACTGGCAGAAGATATGATCATTGCTACCGCACCAATGCGCGAGCGCATCCAGGACATTGCCAAAGACGATTCTTACTTAAGGCAAGTGGCTAAACATGGTGCATTAAAGGCTCGTGAAAGTGCACAAAAAACCATAAGAGAGGTACGCAGTTTAATCGGGTTTAAAAGTTTTTAA
- a CDS encoding lysophospholipid acyltransferase family protein yields MIHFLRQVHRVWFLFWILFFFALFYPFYYITSRNEKYYGILNFCRKANSFLCSLFSGVFFRYQYEEKLDPKQTYIYCANHTSNLDIMIFCIMGHGKFHFMGKDELLNNPVLGIFFKTIDISVNRDSKISAFKAFKKAGENLEKGMSLIIFPEGKIDDHYPPKLGEFKNGPFRLAIDKNIPLVPVSIVNVWKINWDDGAKYGSKPGICDIYVHKPIKTLTLVDVDSDILKEKVYSLIDSKLI; encoded by the coding sequence ATGATCCACTTTCTAAGGCAGGTACACCGGGTTTGGTTTTTATTCTGGATACTGTTTTTTTTCGCCCTCTTTTACCCCTTTTACTACATTACTTCACGTAATGAAAAATATTACGGTATTTTAAACTTTTGCCGTAAAGCCAATAGTTTTTTATGCAGTTTATTTTCAGGCGTTTTTTTTCGTTATCAATACGAGGAAAAACTTGATCCTAAACAAACTTATATTTATTGCGCCAACCATACCTCTAATCTGGATATTATGATTTTTTGCATCATGGGGCATGGTAAATTCCATTTTATGGGAAAAGATGAGTTATTGAATAATCCTGTATTGGGCATTTTCTTTAAAACAATTGATATTTCTGTGAACCGCGACAGTAAAATTTCAGCTTTTAAAGCCTTTAAAAAAGCTGGCGAAAACCTTGAAAAAGGGATGAGCCTGATTATTTTTCCGGAGGGCAAAATTGATGACCATTATCCACCAAAGTTAGGCGAGTTTAAAAATGGTCCGTTTCGTTTAGCCATTGATAAAAATATCCCCTTGGTGCCTGTAAGTATTGTCAATGTTTGGAAAATTAATTGGGATGATGGCGCAAAATACGGAAGTAAGCCAGGAATTTGCGATATTTACGTCCACAAACCTATAAAAACATTAACCCTGGTTGATGTTGATTCTGATATATTGAAAGAAAAGGTTTACAGTTTGATCGATAGTAAGTTAATATAG
- the gatC gene encoding Asp-tRNA(Asn)/Glu-tRNA(Gln) amidotransferase subunit GatC: MNLDAKTIHKIADLARIHIDEKQVDTLIPEMNKILSFMEKLNELDTSNVKPLVYMNESVNVWREDVVKQEISTADGLKNAAKHTDQFFMVPKIIEK; encoded by the coding sequence ATGAATTTAGACGCAAAAACCATCCATAAAATAGCCGATCTGGCCCGAATTCATATTGATGAAAAGCAGGTGGATACGTTGATTCCTGAAATGAACAAAATTTTATCATTCATGGAAAAGTTAAACGAATTGGATACCTCAAATGTAAAACCATTGGTTTATATGAACGAATCGGTAAATGTTTGGCGCGAAGATGTAGTGAAACAAGAAATTTCTACCGCCGATGGTCTGAAAAATGCCGCAAAACATACCGACCAATTTTTTATGGTCCCAAAAATTATTGAAAAATAA
- a CDS encoding ABC transporter ATP-binding protein: MEKPLITIKEIGRKYVIGSEVIHALKSVSLDINKGEFVALMGPSGSGKSTLMNILGCLDTPSSGTYVLNGTNVSQMSDDALAEVRNQEIGFVFQTFNLLPRSTSLDNVALPLIYAGTSKKDRDARAAKALENVGLGNRMDHKPNELSGGQRQRVAVARALINNPSIILADEPTGNLDTKTSVEIMGLLEEIHSKGNTIILVTHEEDIAQHAHRIVRMRDGLIENDYLNTDIKNVSPRLQALKDNGSDWEKIN, encoded by the coding sequence ATGGAGAAACCACTCATCACTATAAAAGAAATTGGCCGTAAATATGTTATTGGATCTGAAGTGATTCACGCTTTAAAATCAGTTTCTTTAGATATCAATAAAGGCGAATTCGTAGCATTGATGGGTCCATCTGGTTCTGGTAAATCAACCCTAATGAATATTTTAGGCTGTCTGGATACACCTTCAAGCGGAACTTATGTTTTAAATGGAACAAATGTGAGTCAGATGAGTGATGATGCCTTGGCAGAAGTACGCAACCAGGAAATCGGTTTCGTTTTTCAAACTTTTAACTTATTGCCACGATCAACATCTTTAGATAATGTTGCTTTACCTTTAATTTATGCCGGAACAAGCAAAAAGGATAGGGATGCGAGGGCAGCTAAAGCATTAGAAAATGTTGGTTTAGGTAATCGTATGGATCATAAACCCAATGAACTATCAGGTGGTCAACGTCAGCGTGTGGCAGTGGCGAGGGCATTAATCAATAATCCTTCTATTATTCTGGCTGATGAGCCTACCGGTAACCTAGATACCAAAACATCAGTAGAAATTATGGGCCTGCTTGAAGAAATTCACAGTAAAGGCAATACCATTATTCTGGTTACGCATGAGGAAGATATTGCGCAACACGCCCACCGCATTGTACGCATGCGTGATGGTTTGATTGAAAATGATTATTTAAACACCGATATCAAAAATGTATCTCCACGCTTGCAGGCCTTGAAAGATAACGGCAGCGATTGGGAGAAAATCAATTAA
- a CDS encoding cob(I)yrinic acid a,c-diamide adenosyltransferase: MKIYTKTGDKGQTSLIGGTRVPKYHLRIETYGTVDELNSYIGLIMCQDIESQDQKLLKEIQDRLFTIGSSLAADPETSKMKIPDLHDADITLLENEMDLMNEKLPALKHFVLPGGNTVVAYCHIARCVCRRAERLTVALAENSFVDERVTVYLNRLSDYLFVLARKLTVYFNAEENIWIPRV, from the coding sequence ATGAAAATCTACACTAAAACCGGCGATAAAGGGCAAACCTCACTAATAGGTGGTACCCGTGTACCTAAATATCATTTACGTATCGAAACCTATGGTACTGTTGACGAGTTAAATTCGTACATCGGTTTAATTATGTGTCAGGATATTGAGTCGCAGGACCAGAAATTGCTAAAAGAGATTCAGGATAGGTTATTTACCATTGGCTCATCACTAGCGGCAGACCCGGAAACATCTAAAATGAAGATCCCCGATCTGCACGATGCAGATATTACCTTGTTGGAAAATGAGATGGATCTGATGAACGAAAAGCTACCCGCCTTAAAACATTTTGTTTTACCTGGCGGAAATACTGTTGTTGCTTACTGCCATATTGCCCGGTGTGTTTGCAGAAGGGCAGAACGTTTGACAGTAGCGCTTGCAGAAAATAGCTTTGTAGATGAGCGTGTAACAGTTTATTTAAATCGTTTAAGTGATTATTTATTCGTTTTGGCACGAAAACTGACCGTATATTTTAACGCGGAAGAAAACATTTGGATTCCGAGGGTATAA
- a CDS encoding DUF2795 domain-containing protein yields the protein MYWTLELASHLEDAPWPATKDELIDYGIRSGAPVEVIENLQALEDDGEPYETIEEIWPDYPTKEDFFFNEDEY from the coding sequence ATGTATTGGACATTAGAATTAGCATCGCACCTGGAAGACGCACCATGGCCTGCAACTAAAGACGAATTAATTGATTATGGTATCCGCTCTGGTGCCCCGGTAGAAGTAATTGAAAACTTACAGGCACTAGAAGATGATGGCGAACCTTATGAAACCATTGAGGAAATTTGGCCTGACTACCCAACTAAAGAAGATTTCTTCTTTAACGAGGACGAATACTAG
- a CDS encoding lmo0937 family membrane protein produces the protein MGNLLYLVAVVLVILWVIGFVFHGFGDVGNIIHVLLVIAVIAILLKVIGRAA, from the coding sequence ATGGGAAATTTATTGTACTTAGTCGCAGTAGTATTGGTGATACTATGGGTGATCGGATTTGTATTTCACGGCTTCGGCGATGTTGGTAATATAATCCACGTATTATTGGTAATCGCAGTAATTGCCATCTTATTAAAAGTAATTGGCAGGGCAGCGTAA
- a CDS encoding 2-C-methyl-D-erythritol 4-phosphate cytidylyltransferase: protein MKYYAIIVAGGSGNRMQTETPKQFLLLKNLPVLMHTIKAFAQSDTQPKILLVLNKDQQSYWTRLCEEFNFHIPHQVIDGGTERFYSVKNAISAIEEESYVAIHDAVRPLVSKSLIDNCFKEAELKGNVIAAVQSSDSVRLLRSNKTTALKRDEIFLVQTPQTFSHNILKEAYNQEFKVHFTDDASVVESIGYEINIIEGERGNIKITFPIDLELAELLLKN from the coding sequence ATGAAATACTACGCTATAATTGTAGCAGGCGGTTCTGGAAATCGGATGCAAACAGAAACCCCAAAACAATTTCTACTGCTCAAAAACCTTCCGGTTTTAATGCATACGATAAAAGCTTTTGCACAAAGCGATACTCAACCTAAAATTTTATTAGTCCTAAACAAGGATCAACAGAGTTACTGGACCAGATTATGCGAGGAATTTAATTTCCATATACCGCATCAGGTTATAGACGGCGGAACAGAGCGTTTTTACTCTGTAAAAAATGCCATTTCCGCTATTGAAGAGGAAAGTTATGTTGCCATTCACGATGCTGTTCGTCCGCTCGTTTCCAAATCTCTTATAGACAACTGTTTTAAAGAAGCTGAATTAAAGGGGAATGTCATTGCAGCCGTACAATCCAGCGATAGCGTACGCTTGCTTAGAAGCAACAAAACAACGGCATTAAAACGTGATGAAATCTTTTTGGTGCAAACGCCGCAAACTTTTAGCCATAATATTCTTAAAGAAGCTTACAACCAAGAGTTCAAAGTCCATTTTACTGACGACGCAAGCGTGGTAGAATCTATCGGGTATGAGATTAATATCATCGAAGGAGAAAGAGGAAATATTAAAATTACTTTCCCTATTGATCTCGAGCTGGCAGAGCTGTTATTGAAGAATTAA
- the queA gene encoding tRNA preQ1(34) S-adenosylmethionine ribosyltransferase-isomerase QueA, producing MKLSQFKFNLPESLVANNPAEQRDEARLMVLHKDSGKIEHKIFKDVLGYFDDKDVMILNNTKVFPARLYGNKEKTGATIEVFLLRELNKELRLWDVLVDPARKIRVGNKLYFGDDDLLVAEVVDNTTSRGRTIRFLFEGTDEEFRKNVEILGETPLPKYIKRKATAEDKERYQTIFAKHEGAVAAPTAGLHFSRELMKRLELKGVEFAEVTLHVGLGTFRTVEVEDLTKHKMDSEQFIIEPKDANIVNKALEHKRKICAVGTTSMRAIESAVSANRTLKAANDWTSKFIFPPYDFSIANSMITNFHTPESTLLMMVSAFGGYENVMNAYEVAVKEKYKFYSYGDAMLII from the coding sequence ATGAAATTATCACAATTCAAATTCAACTTACCTGAATCATTAGTTGCCAACAATCCGGCAGAACAACGCGACGAAGCTCGCCTAATGGTTTTACATAAAGACAGCGGTAAAATTGAACATAAAATTTTCAAAGACGTTTTAGGTTATTTCGATGACAAAGATGTAATGATATTGAACAACACCAAGGTTTTTCCTGCCCGCTTATATGGCAACAAAGAAAAAACCGGTGCAACCATCGAGGTTTTCTTGCTTCGTGAATTAAACAAGGAATTACGTTTATGGGATGTTTTGGTAGATCCGGCACGTAAAATTCGTGTAGGTAATAAATTGTACTTTGGCGACGACGATTTATTAGTTGCCGAGGTTGTAGATAATACCACATCACGTGGTCGTACTATCCGTTTCTTATTTGAAGGTACTGACGAAGAATTCAGAAAAAACGTTGAAATTTTAGGTGAAACTCCTCTTCCTAAGTATATTAAACGTAAAGCTACCGCCGAGGATAAAGAACGTTATCAAACCATTTTCGCTAAACACGAGGGTGCAGTAGCCGCTCCAACTGCTGGTTTACACTTCAGTCGTGAGCTAATGAAACGCCTTGAGCTTAAAGGTGTAGAATTTGCAGAAGTAACTTTACATGTTGGTTTAGGAACTTTCAGAACGGTTGAGGTTGAAGACTTAACCAAACATAAAATGGATTCGGAGCAATTTATCATCGAGCCAAAAGATGCGAACATTGTAAACAAAGCTTTAGAGCATAAAAGAAAAATCTGTGCGGTAGGAACTACTTCAATGCGTGCTATTGAATCGGCTGTTTCTGCTAACAGAACTTTAAAAGCAGCTAACGACTGGACTAGTAAGTTTATCTTCCCTCCTTACGACTTCAGTATTGCAAACTCCATGATAACCAATTTCCACACCCCGGAATCTACTTTATTGATGATGGTTAGCGCATTTGGCGGATATGAGAATGTGATGAATGCTTACGAAGTTGCAGTAAAAGAAAAATATAAATTTTACAGTTATGGCGATGCCATGCTAATTATATAA
- a CDS encoding ABC transporter permease, giving the protein MIIFRLIGESFRFAFDALRQNKLRTMLSLLAITIGIFTIIAVFSAVDTFRGKLQASVDKLGSNTIYIQKWPWSFGDNYPWWKYMNRPQPSLRDFEALRERIENAQGVTFEISTSDRTIKYRSSSVEGISVWAASHDFNKTWNFELQDGRYFTDNESKNGSPVCILGSDIADGLFDGDAAVGKQVQILGRRLTVIGVFKKEGEDMLGTSLDKNVNIPIAFAKGVLDIQSERYGPQITVRGKDNVSLEEVESELKGLMRSIHRIKPGQEEDFALNKTTIISNQLDSMFKMVNIAGWVIGGFSILVGGFSIANIMFVSVKERTNIIGIQKSLGAKNYFILLQFIFESISLCILGGLLGLLLVFLLALGIGAATDFHIILGLNNIALGIGISIIIGTISGFWPAYSASRLDPVEAIRS; this is encoded by the coding sequence ATGATAATCTTTAGGCTAATAGGCGAGAGTTTCCGTTTTGCATTTGATGCATTGCGCCAGAATAAATTGCGCACCATGTTATCGCTTCTGGCCATAACAATTGGTATTTTTACCATTATCGCTGTATTTTCTGCAGTAGATACCTTTCGCGGTAAATTGCAGGCCAGTGTAGATAAGCTGGGCTCTAACACCATTTATATTCAAAAATGGCCCTGGAGTTTTGGGGATAATTACCCATGGTGGAAATATATGAACCGTCCTCAGCCTTCATTACGCGATTTTGAAGCCCTAAGAGAGCGAATTGAAAATGCTCAGGGCGTTACCTTCGAAATATCGACCAGCGATAGGACCATTAAATACAGAAGCAGTTCTGTTGAAGGGATTTCGGTATGGGCGGCATCGCACGATTTTAATAAAACCTGGAATTTTGAGCTCCAGGATGGCCGGTATTTTACTGATAATGAAAGTAAAAACGGATCGCCTGTTTGTATTTTAGGTTCTGATATAGCCGACGGACTTTTTGATGGAGATGCGGCAGTAGGTAAGCAGGTTCAGATTTTAGGAAGAAGATTAACGGTTATTGGTGTTTTTAAAAAGGAAGGAGAAGATATGTTGGGTACTTCTCTCGATAAAAACGTCAATATTCCCATTGCTTTTGCAAAAGGTGTTTTAGATATACAGAGTGAACGTTATGGTCCGCAAATTACCGTTCGTGGTAAGGATAATGTGAGCCTGGAAGAAGTTGAAAGTGAATTGAAAGGTTTAATGCGCTCCATCCATAGGATTAAACCAGGCCAGGAAGAAGATTTTGCGTTAAATAAAACCACCATTATTTCTAATCAGTTAGATTCGATGTTTAAAATGGTAAATATTGCCGGTTGGGTAATTGGCGGGTTTTCGATTTTGGTTGGTGGTTTTAGTATTGCCAATATCATGTTTGTATCGGTTAAGGAACGTACTAATATTATCGGTATCCAGAAATCGTTGGGCGCGAAAAACTATTTTATCCTGCTTCAGTTTATTTTTGAGTCCATTTCGCTATGTATTTTAGGCGGTTTGCTGGGTTTATTACTGGTCTTTCTGCTTGCTTTGGGGATTGGGGCAGCGACAGATTTTCATATTATATTAGGCTTGAATAATATTGCTTTAGGCATTGGCATATCGATTATTATTGGCACGATCTCTGGCTTTTGGCCTGCATATTCAGCATCAAGGCTAGATCCGGTAGAGGCAATTAGAAGTTAA